A single Micromonospora sp. CCTCC AA 2012012 DNA region contains:
- a CDS encoding GNAT family N-acetyltransferase → MSILTRPDGYQLSTDPDRLDLDLVHGWLSTDAYWALGRDRETVARAFAGSIGFGVYRPGDGRQVAVARAVTDRATFAWLCDVYVDRAERGRGLGTWLAGAARDHLAGFGVRRIVLATADAHGVYEKIGFTPILPDRYMELDHRVNRVTGKEQAGDPPLTVEA, encoded by the coding sequence GTGTCCATCCTGACCCGGCCCGACGGCTACCAGCTCAGCACGGATCCCGACCGCCTCGACCTCGACCTGGTGCACGGGTGGCTCTCCACCGACGCGTACTGGGCGCTGGGGCGGGACCGGGAGACGGTGGCGCGCGCCTTCGCCGGCTCGATCGGCTTCGGCGTCTACCGCCCCGGTGACGGCCGGCAGGTGGCGGTGGCCCGGGCGGTGACCGACCGGGCGACGTTCGCCTGGCTCTGCGACGTCTACGTGGACCGGGCCGAGCGGGGCCGGGGGCTGGGCACCTGGCTGGCCGGCGCGGCCCGCGACCACCTCGCCGGGTTCGGCGTACGCCGGATCGTGCTGGCCACCGCCGACGCGCACGGGGTGTACGAGAAGATCGGCTTCACGCCGATCCTGCCGGACCGCTACATGGAACTGGACCACCGGGTGAACCGGGTCACCGGAAAGGAACAGGCCGGCGATCCGCCCCTTACGGTGGAGGCGTGA
- a CDS encoding immune inhibitor A domain-containing protein, with protein sequence MGLLGLSLTATGLVTGTSASAAPTPKLPSAAPSVAEPAQTDHDLPNPLETKRRALRQEGLSEVLSGKAKAQKINGSTVVKVGKKQAENAGARLTKASAAAQTKDQYVELSRERTDKIFVILTEFGNERHPNYPDQDTDPATPGPTRFDGPLHNQIPQPDRAVDNSTNWQPNYSADYFRKLYFGTGQGDESLKQYYEAQSSGRYSVNGEVTNWVKVKYNEARYGRSNGYPCPSTTCTNTWALVRDAANQWVADQKAQGRTDEQIAADVKSMDQWDRYDYDGDGNFNEPDGYIDHFQIVHAGGDQADGDPLQGEDAIWSHRWYAFASDQGNTGPANFPAGGTQIGNTGVWIGDYTIQPENGGRSVFVHEYGHDLGLPDDYNVTSGGDNNNEHWTLMAQSRLGAKGDQSIGNRAGDLGAWNKLQLGWLDYETIKAGQKRTLELGPQEYNSAKAQAAVVVLPQREYTFQNGKPFEGEKQFFSGNDDDLNNSMTRTIDLTGKTTAALSMKGRYNIEEDYDYLFFEASTDGGQSWVSLPGTANGKALKEISPGRYALDGSSADQWVDVNIPMDAVAGKVVQFRLRYQTDGGFSAGGFYGDAITVTADGQTLLSDGAEAGAGDWALNGFDIVAETYTRKFDNYYIAGNRSYVSYDQYLKTGPYYFGYANTKPDYVDHYAYQTGLLISYWNLRWADNDTFAHPGEGRNMIIDAHPRPIYNLTGNPWRARVQVYDAPFSLKKADSFTLHINSVPQYIRGQAAQPVFDDTKQYWFPELPNHGVKLPATGTKIKVLEQDGTSMKVRFS encoded by the coding sequence GTGGGTCTGCTCGGGCTTTCGCTGACGGCGACGGGACTGGTGACGGGCACGTCCGCCAGCGCGGCGCCGACGCCCAAGCTGCCGTCGGCCGCTCCGTCGGTTGCGGAGCCCGCGCAGACTGATCACGATCTGCCCAACCCGCTCGAGACCAAGCGGCGGGCGCTGCGCCAGGAGGGCCTGAGCGAGGTCCTCTCGGGCAAGGCGAAGGCGCAGAAGATCAACGGCAGCACGGTCGTCAAGGTCGGCAAGAAGCAGGCCGAGAACGCCGGCGCCCGGCTCACCAAGGCGAGCGCCGCTGCCCAGACGAAGGATCAGTACGTCGAGCTCTCCCGTGAGCGCACCGACAAGATCTTCGTCATCCTCACCGAGTTCGGCAACGAGCGGCACCCGAACTACCCGGACCAGGACACCGACCCGGCCACCCCGGGCCCGACCCGGTTCGACGGTCCGCTGCACAACCAGATCCCGCAGCCCGACCGCGCGGTGGACAACTCCACCAACTGGCAGCCGAACTACAGCGCGGACTACTTCCGCAAGCTGTACTTCGGCACCGGTCAGGGCGACGAGTCGCTGAAGCAGTACTACGAGGCGCAGTCCTCGGGTCGCTACAGCGTCAACGGCGAGGTCACCAACTGGGTCAAGGTCAAGTACAACGAGGCCCGGTACGGCCGTTCCAACGGCTACCCCTGCCCCTCGACCACCTGCACCAACACCTGGGCGCTGGTCCGTGACGCCGCGAACCAGTGGGTCGCCGACCAGAAGGCCCAGGGCCGCACCGACGAGCAGATCGCTGCCGACGTCAAGTCGATGGACCAGTGGGACCGCTACGACTACGACGGCGACGGCAACTTCAACGAGCCGGACGGCTACATCGACCACTTCCAGATCGTCCACGCCGGCGGCGACCAGGCCGACGGTGACCCGCTGCAGGGTGAGGACGCCATCTGGAGCCACCGCTGGTACGCGTTCGCGTCCGACCAGGGCAACACCGGCCCGGCCAACTTCCCGGCCGGCGGCACCCAGATCGGCAACACCGGCGTCTGGATCGGCGACTACACCATCCAGCCGGAGAACGGCGGCCGGAGCGTCTTCGTCCACGAGTACGGCCACGACCTCGGTCTGCCGGACGACTACAACGTCACCTCGGGCGGGGACAACAACAACGAGCACTGGACCCTGATGGCCCAGAGCCGGCTCGGCGCCAAGGGCGACCAGAGCATCGGCAACCGGGCCGGCGACCTCGGCGCCTGGAACAAGCTCCAGCTCGGCTGGCTCGACTACGAGACCATCAAGGCCGGCCAGAAGCGCACCCTGGAGCTGGGCCCGCAGGAGTACAACTCCGCCAAGGCGCAGGCTGCCGTGGTGGTGCTGCCGCAGCGGGAGTACACCTTCCAGAACGGCAAGCCGTTCGAGGGTGAGAAGCAGTTCTTCTCGGGCAACGACGACGACCTGAACAACTCGATGACGCGGACGATCGACCTCACCGGGAAGACCACCGCCGCGCTGTCGATGAAGGGTCGCTACAACATCGAAGAGGACTACGACTACCTCTTCTTCGAGGCGTCCACCGACGGTGGCCAGAGCTGGGTCTCGCTGCCCGGCACGGCCAACGGCAAGGCGCTCAAGGAGATCTCCCCCGGGCGCTACGCCCTGGACGGCTCCAGCGCCGACCAGTGGGTCGACGTCAACATCCCGATGGACGCGGTCGCCGGCAAGGTCGTGCAGTTCCGGCTCCGCTACCAGACCGACGGTGGCTTCTCCGCTGGTGGCTTCTACGGTGACGCGATCACCGTCACCGCCGACGGGCAGACCCTGCTCAGCGACGGTGCCGAGGCGGGCGCGGGCGACTGGGCCCTCAACGGCTTCGACATCGTGGCGGAGACCTACACCCGCAAGTTCGACAACTACTACATCGCGGGCAACCGGTCGTACGTCTCGTACGACCAGTACCTGAAGACCGGTCCGTACTACTTCGGCTACGCCAACACCAAGCCGGACTACGTGGACCACTACGCGTACCAGACGGGTCTGCTGATCTCCTACTGGAACCTCCGGTGGGCCGACAACGACACGTTCGCCCACCCGGGCGAGGGTCGGAACATGATCATCGACGCGCACCCGCGGCCGATCTACAACCTGACCGGCAACCCCTGGCGGGCCCGCGTCCAGGTCTACGACGCGCCGTTCAGCCTGAAGAAGGCCGACTCGTTCACCCTGCACATCAACAGCGTGCCGCAGTACATCCGCGGCCAGGCCGCGCAGCCGGTGTTCGACGACACCAAGCAGTACTGGTTCCCGGAGCTGCCGAACCACGGCGTCAAGCTCCCGGCCACCGGCACCAAGATCAAGGTTCTGGAGCAGGACGGCACCTCGATGAAGGTCCGCTTCTCCTGA
- a CDS encoding SseB family protein, whose product MTEWEPATEAEAEMQDALRAQNQELYFRILTRTELLLPVSAEALAGRAPMGWGTWTTGGRTHVLAFTSAAAMRACLGEHAGTSRRAAYADLAADWPNHEWWLAVNPGLPIEGYLPAWFVAQLSRGDVRLPGRTMGARARLERAENAARARADAAGQDAPVSPAPQPVPAAPRRPATTPPEPSTVPIPTVPAAPVPAAAPTPPPVPAPAVPPPVVPAPVVPPPVVPAPSVPAAAVPAPPVRTPAGPSPVPGGAAGQPTSNGAPAGAMPPPARVPLRRATEEGGHPPDAAGARPGRPTPPPRSPLRAEQGGESVSGWLDDLRGRPDEPDPFGAGTAARPGGEPANGRSGEPSGRSFFEPASGRSRRMSPLDKPRRAGDRAVPPSRLGQGGQAFPRRRPLSEPVRDEPTRAFRFDAPEEADRTTPRPEAPGGEPTVAFPAATPTDETTQALPRRRPPSAEPAEQTVPIPPAPAYDPVDEPEELPTSIAEPVSGPPASRRGFSPIVIEGTVIESRDLDLAGPVSPAAATPWAGPTPASVVADPPVAPSPGTSAAAAADPVPPVDTEPPAAGRADAEMPVADRAGAVDAESSAAGWAGAEVPVADRAGADDAMPAATGVAPSFPADDSTLPLDVPAEQLRPDTVEPVDEPVTEAVPVGPATVDFLPANEVEEDLLGAAGSGSTDTFLSTLLLARVLLPVAPDSLPGSRPGEPGFVWHTEELDGETYVVVYTSPERLADRTDGAVDTVLVRFVQLIRRWPDENWSFAVNPGTPVGAKYPGEQVVGLANWAAEVGLGDDAESEPEQPAAEPVSRPRPAPPAVDPTRPVTMQKAVAPSQLAYYLERGYDRVSGFVHRANELAHLNSPAQLYDALGLGHPDSPFTRDAAEIYVLRWPAHRPSLYRIPYGGQSEAAMRAMEGWVIERPPFRGNGFAPGESSDVVAEFKVDSARLPHGAQLWRIGSDGSERVIAILDTDALLWRQVGAP is encoded by the coding sequence GTGACCGAATGGGAGCCGGCCACCGAGGCCGAGGCGGAGATGCAGGACGCGCTGCGCGCCCAGAACCAGGAACTCTACTTCCGCATCCTGACCCGTACCGAGCTGTTGCTGCCGGTCTCGGCGGAGGCGCTCGCCGGGCGGGCCCCGATGGGCTGGGGGACCTGGACCACCGGCGGCCGTACGCACGTGCTCGCCTTCACCTCCGCCGCCGCGATGCGGGCCTGCCTCGGGGAGCACGCGGGCACCAGCCGACGCGCCGCGTACGCCGACCTGGCGGCCGACTGGCCGAACCACGAGTGGTGGTTGGCGGTCAACCCCGGCCTGCCGATCGAGGGCTACCTGCCGGCCTGGTTCGTCGCGCAGCTCTCCCGCGGCGACGTCCGGCTGCCCGGCCGCACCATGGGTGCCCGTGCCCGGCTGGAACGCGCGGAGAACGCCGCCCGCGCCCGGGCCGACGCCGCCGGCCAGGACGCACCCGTCTCGCCCGCGCCGCAGCCGGTCCCGGCGGCACCCCGCCGTCCCGCCACCACGCCCCCCGAACCGTCGACGGTGCCGATTCCCACGGTCCCCGCCGCACCCGTCCCGGCAGCCGCCCCCACCCCGCCGCCGGTGCCCGCCCCGGCCGTTCCGCCGCCCGTGGTGCCCGCCCCTGTGGTCCCGCCGCCCGTGGTGCCGGCCCCGTCGGTGCCGGCCGCGGCCGTCCCGGCCCCGCCGGTGCGTACCCCCGCCGGCCCGTCGCCGGTCCCCGGTGGCGCGGCGGGGCAGCCGACTTCGAACGGCGCGCCGGCCGGCGCGATGCCGCCTCCCGCCCGGGTGCCCCTGCGGCGGGCCACCGAGGAGGGCGGCCACCCGCCCGACGCCGCCGGTGCCCGCCCCGGACGGCCCACCCCGCCGCCGCGGTCGCCGCTGCGCGCCGAGCAGGGCGGGGAGAGCGTCAGCGGTTGGCTCGACGACCTCCGGGGTCGACCGGACGAGCCCGACCCCTTCGGGGCGGGCACCGCCGCCCGGCCCGGCGGGGAACCGGCCAACGGCCGCTCCGGCGAGCCGAGCGGGCGTTCCTTCTTCGAGCCGGCGTCCGGCCGCAGCCGCCGGATGTCGCCACTGGACAAGCCGCGCCGCGCCGGTGACCGGGCGGTCCCGCCGTCCCGCCTCGGCCAGGGCGGCCAGGCGTTCCCGCGTCGGCGCCCGCTGAGCGAGCCGGTGCGGGACGAGCCCACTCGGGCCTTCCGGTTCGACGCGCCCGAGGAGGCTGATCGGACGACGCCCCGTCCCGAGGCGCCGGGCGGGGAGCCGACCGTGGCGTTCCCGGCGGCGACGCCGACCGACGAGACCACCCAGGCGCTGCCCCGGCGTCGGCCGCCCTCGGCGGAGCCGGCCGAGCAGACCGTGCCGATCCCGCCCGCCCCCGCGTACGACCCGGTCGACGAGCCGGAGGAGCTGCCCACCTCGATCGCCGAACCGGTCTCCGGGCCGCCGGCGTCCCGACGGGGCTTCTCGCCGATCGTCATCGAGGGCACCGTCATCGAGTCCCGCGACCTCGACCTCGCCGGGCCGGTCAGCCCGGCCGCCGCCACGCCGTGGGCCGGACCCACCCCGGCGTCGGTCGTGGCGGACCCACCCGTCGCCCCCTCGCCCGGCACCTCCGCCGCCGCAGCAGCCGACCCGGTGCCACCCGTCGACACCGAGCCGCCCGCGGCGGGCCGGGCCGACGCGGAGATGCCCGTGGCCGACCGGGCCGGTGCGGTCGACGCCGAGTCGTCCGCGGCGGGCTGGGCCGGTGCCGAGGTGCCCGTGGCCGACCGGGCCGGTGCCGACGACGCCATGCCGGCGGCGACCGGGGTTGCGCCGTCGTTCCCGGCCGACGACAGCACCCTGCCGCTTGACGTGCCGGCGGAACAGCTCCGGCCCGACACCGTCGAGCCGGTGGACGAGCCGGTCACCGAGGCGGTCCCGGTGGGGCCCGCGACGGTCGACTTCCTGCCGGCCAACGAGGTCGAGGAGGACCTGCTCGGTGCGGCCGGGAGCGGCAGCACCGACACCTTCCTCTCCACCCTGCTGCTGGCCCGGGTGCTGCTGCCGGTCGCGCCGGACTCGCTGCCGGGCAGCCGGCCGGGGGAGCCGGGCTTCGTCTGGCACACCGAGGAGCTGGACGGCGAGACGTACGTGGTGGTCTACACGTCGCCCGAACGGCTCGCGGACCGGACCGACGGGGCGGTCGACACGGTGCTGGTGCGGTTCGTGCAGCTGATCCGGCGTTGGCCCGACGAGAACTGGTCGTTCGCCGTCAACCCGGGCACCCCGGTCGGCGCGAAGTACCCGGGCGAGCAGGTCGTCGGGCTGGCGAACTGGGCCGCCGAGGTGGGGCTGGGCGACGACGCGGAGAGCGAACCGGAGCAGCCCGCCGCCGAGCCGGTGAGCCGGCCCCGGCCCGCGCCGCCCGCCGTCGACCCGACCCGGCCGGTGACCATGCAGAAGGCGGTCGCCCCGAGTCAGCTCGCGTACTACCTGGAGCGCGGCTACGACCGGGTCTCCGGTTTCGTGCACCGGGCCAACGAGCTGGCCCACCTGAACAGCCCGGCCCAGCTCTACGACGCCCTCGGCCTGGGCCATCCCGACTCGCCCTTCACCCGGGACGCCGCCGAGATCTACGTGCTGCGCTGGCCGGCGCACCGCCCGAGCCTCTACCGCATCCCCTACGGCGGGCAGAGCGAGGCGGCGATGCGGGCCATGGAGGGCTGGGTCATCGAACGTCCGCCGTTCCGGGGCAACGGGTTCGCCCCGGGTGAGAGCAGCGACGTGGTGGCCGAGTTCAAGGTGGACAGCGCCCGGCTGCCGCACGGCGCGCAGCTGTGGCGGATCGGGTCGGACGGCAGCGAACGGGTGATCGCCATCCTGGACACCGACGCGCTGCTCTGGCGACAGGTCGGTGCGCCGTGA
- a CDS encoding WXG100 family type VII secretion target, with amino-acid sequence MSQTQAEAAVMQQTAAKFDQVDQSLQTMLSGLMAELEVLQQAWRGAGGRSFEQVKQQWAQDQAALQRALRETAAAIRTAGQQYDVSDTEAASRVAGTNRGIQLPL; translated from the coding sequence GTGTCCCAGACCCAGGCAGAAGCCGCGGTGATGCAGCAGACCGCCGCGAAGTTCGACCAGGTGGACCAGTCGTTGCAGACCATGCTGAGCGGCCTGATGGCCGAGCTGGAGGTGCTGCAACAGGCCTGGCGGGGTGCCGGTGGGCGCTCCTTCGAGCAGGTGAAGCAGCAGTGGGCGCAGGACCAGGCGGCGCTCCAGCGGGCCCTGCGCGAGACCGCCGCCGCGATCCGCACCGCCGGCCAGCAGTACGACGTCTCGGACACCGAGGCCGCCAGCCGCGTCGCCGGCACCAACCGCGGCATCCAGTTGCCGCTCTGA
- a CDS encoding alpha/beta fold hydrolase, with amino-acid sequence MTEQQGGPVDESCVLTEGPWTHRFVGANGSRFHVVEAGTGPMVLFLHGFPEYWWAWRELLPAVADAGFRAVAVDLRGYGASDKPPRGYDGYTLAADVAGLIRALGERAATVVGTGAGGLIGWTAASFHPTLVRRLVVLGAPHPLRLRAAIFADPRGQFAASTPALRFQLPRYEHVLTRDDAAAVEETLRRWGGPRWVDGPDFAEYARCCRAAMRIPQAAFCALEGYRWAFRSVLRLHGYRFIKLMQKPLVTPTLQLHGALDRASLPRTAQGSGRYVTAPYEWRLLDGVGHFPHVEAPEVVLGEILRWAKS; translated from the coding sequence ATGACCGAGCAGCAAGGCGGACCCGTCGACGAGTCCTGCGTCCTGACCGAGGGACCGTGGACGCACCGGTTCGTCGGGGCGAACGGCAGCCGGTTCCACGTCGTCGAGGCCGGCACCGGCCCGATGGTGCTCTTCCTGCACGGCTTCCCCGAATACTGGTGGGCCTGGCGGGAGCTGCTGCCGGCGGTCGCCGATGCGGGCTTCCGGGCGGTCGCGGTCGACCTGCGTGGTTACGGCGCCAGCGACAAGCCGCCCCGGGGGTACGACGGCTACACCCTCGCCGCCGACGTGGCCGGGCTGATCCGGGCGCTGGGCGAGCGCGCGGCGACCGTGGTCGGCACCGGGGCCGGTGGCCTGATCGGCTGGACGGCGGCGTCGTTCCACCCCACCCTGGTCCGCCGGCTGGTGGTGCTCGGCGCGCCGCACCCGCTGCGACTGCGCGCGGCGATCTTCGCCGACCCGCGCGGCCAGTTCGCCGCCTCCACCCCCGCCCTGCGGTTCCAGCTCCCCCGCTACGAGCACGTGCTGACCCGCGACGACGCGGCGGCCGTCGAGGAGACGCTGCGCCGCTGGGGCGGGCCGCGCTGGGTCGACGGCCCCGACTTCGCCGAGTACGCGCGCTGCTGCCGGGCCGCCATGCGGATCCCGCAGGCCGCCTTCTGCGCGCTGGAGGGCTACCGGTGGGCGTTCCGCTCGGTGCTCCGGCTGCACGGCTACCGGTTCATCAAGCTCATGCAGAAGCCGCTGGTCACGCCGACCCTCCAACTGCACGGCGCATTGGACCGGGCGTCCCTGCCGCGCACCGCCCAGGGCTCCGGCCGCTACGTCACCGCCCCCTACGAGTGGCGGCTGCTCGACGGGGTCGGCCACTTCCCGCACGTGGAGGCGCCCGAAGTGGTGCTCGGCGAGATCCTGCGCTGGGCCAAGTCCTGA
- a CDS encoding WXG100 family type VII secretion target, whose translation MDHGVLVVNFAALHQAGADIQKALNTLDSQLGQLERDAAPLVASWNGEARQAYEQRQARWRSASQDLQAMLRDIKLAVEDSATDYLDTEKKNVGLFQ comes from the coding sequence ATGGACCACGGTGTGCTGGTCGTCAACTTCGCCGCGCTGCACCAGGCCGGCGCGGACATCCAGAAGGCGCTGAACACCCTCGACAGCCAGCTGGGGCAGCTCGAACGCGATGCCGCGCCGCTGGTGGCGAGCTGGAACGGTGAGGCCCGGCAGGCGTACGAGCAGCGGCAGGCGCGCTGGCGCTCCGCCTCGCAGGACCTCCAGGCGATGCTGCGCGACATCAAGCTGGCGGTGGAGGACTCCGCCACCGACTACCTCGACACCGAGAAGAAGAACGTCGGCCTCTTCCAGTGA
- a CDS encoding phage holin family protein, with product MDFLKGLLIRLGSTAVAFWLATLLIPGITLESDSATETVTTLVLVAVIFGVVNAVLQPIIKTVGCGFYLLTLGLIALVVNGLLFLLTSWIADQAGLPFHVDGFWPAAVLGALFVGIVTWLLGAVLDRD from the coding sequence ATGGATTTTCTGAAGGGTCTTCTGATCCGGCTGGGCTCCACGGCGGTGGCCTTCTGGCTGGCCACGCTCCTCATCCCGGGCATCACGCTGGAGTCGGACTCGGCGACCGAAACGGTGACCACGCTGGTGCTGGTCGCGGTGATCTTCGGCGTGGTCAACGCGGTGCTCCAGCCGATCATCAAGACCGTCGGCTGCGGCTTCTACCTGCTGACCCTCGGTCTGATCGCGCTGGTGGTCAACGGCCTGCTCTTCCTGCTCACGAGCTGGATCGCCGACCAGGCCGGGCTGCCGTTCCACGTGGACGGCTTCTGGCCGGCGGCGGTGCTGGGTGCGCTCTTCGTCGGCATCGTCACCTGGCTCCTCGGCGCGGTCCTCGACCGCGACTGA
- the mycP gene encoding type VII secretion-associated serine protease mycosin translates to MSRPTARPALTALAALLVAALPAAPAAARAVPGCADPPAPARPVADQPWPQQRYAPDRLTPLATGAGVVVAVVDSGVDRRHPQLADRVLDGADFLDPGGDGTRDCAGHGTGVASIIAASPRPGVAFRGLAPDARILPVRVSEQQVVDGRESGRTVGAADFARAIRWAVDHHADVLNLSVVLYADDPAVRAAVAYAVRRDVVVVAAAGNLHDNGDPRPFPAAYDGVLGVGAIGPDGVRAPFSQTGPYVDLVAPGTDVLMAAPEQGHHRAEGTSYAAPFVAATAALLRQYRPELTAAEVARRIVGSTDPAPGPDGGYGAGALNPYRAVTETPGRLGARPARAAVLPAERVDPAVAARQARRATARHRALLVAGVTGAVATVTVLLAVVLPRGSRRRWRPA, encoded by the coding sequence ATGTCCCGGCCCACCGCGCGCCCGGCCCTCACCGCGCTGGCGGCGCTCCTCGTCGCCGCCCTGCCGGCCGCGCCGGCAGCCGCCCGGGCCGTCCCCGGCTGCGCCGACCCGCCCGCCCCCGCCCGGCCGGTCGCCGACCAGCCCTGGCCGCAGCAACGGTACGCCCCGGACCGGCTCACCCCGCTCGCCACCGGAGCCGGCGTGGTGGTCGCCGTGGTCGACTCCGGGGTGGACCGCCGGCATCCCCAGCTCGCCGACCGGGTGCTCGACGGCGCCGACTTCCTCGACCCCGGCGGTGACGGCACCCGGGACTGCGCCGGACACGGCACCGGCGTGGCGAGCATCATCGCCGCCTCGCCCCGCCCGGGCGTCGCCTTCCGGGGGCTGGCCCCGGACGCCCGCATCCTGCCGGTACGGGTCAGCGAGCAGCAGGTGGTCGACGGGCGGGAGTCGGGGCGTACGGTCGGGGCCGCCGACTTCGCCCGGGCGATCCGCTGGGCGGTGGACCACCACGCCGACGTGCTGAACCTGTCGGTGGTGCTCTACGCCGACGACCCGGCCGTCCGGGCGGCGGTCGCCTATGCGGTACGCCGGGACGTGGTCGTGGTGGCCGCCGCGGGCAACCTGCACGACAACGGCGACCCCCGCCCCTTTCCGGCGGCGTACGACGGGGTGCTCGGGGTGGGCGCGATCGGGCCGGACGGCGTGCGGGCCCCCTTCTCGCAGACCGGCCCCTACGTCGACCTGGTGGCCCCCGGCACCGACGTGCTGATGGCCGCCCCGGAGCAGGGTCACCACCGGGCGGAGGGGACCAGCTATGCCGCGCCCTTCGTGGCCGCCACGGCGGCGCTGCTGCGGCAGTACCGCCCCGAGTTGACCGCCGCCGAGGTGGCGCGGCGGATCGTCGGCAGCACCGATCCGGCCCCGGGCCCCGACGGCGGGTACGGCGCGGGGGCGCTGAACCCGTACCGGGCGGTCACCGAGACGCCGGGCCGGCTGGGCGCGCGTCCGGCTCGGGCGGCGGTGCTGCCGGCGGAGCGGGTCGACCCGGCGGTGGCGGCCCGGCAGGCCCGACGGGCGACGGCCCGACACCGGGCCCTGCTGGTGGCGGGCGTCACCGGGGCGGTCGCGACGGTCACCGTGCTGCTGGCCGTGGTGCTGCCGAGGGGCAGCCGCCGCCGGTGGCGCCCCGCCTGA
- the eccE gene encoding type VII secretion protein EccE: MTATTTTQPTPAVRQALPPQWTRTSRAGVRTGQVVAAQVAVAVLAAAVGRGPAAVAGALLLALVLLPGAWLRLRGRWLFEWAVVGLAHLTRRRALPPTAGPTALLDLVDRGAQVRSAELAGGPAAVLDDATGMTALLEIGDPGDLLGDGRRMLPGPLALLPPATPESPPVRLQLLLSGSPAPVPAVGAGAAGTSYRQLTDGRLAGREWAVLAVRVLRLDGWSDEELRRALSGTVRRVLRRLGPLTGRPLGEQAALRVLAELAHHDAGGPTRESWQTMRTGGLLQTSFGLRRWPDPRSEAGQRLVPRLLALPATAITVSLGLGPHGGPGPVPAELTVRLAAWTAGELAMAAQSARRLVADAGGELRRLDGEQLDGLAATLPLAVARPGARVGGEALDALELPLGEAGLMVGANRHGGAVTVRLFRPEETRVMVVGGVRVAQLTVLRALALGARAVVQTTRPRAWERFVRGVGGIPVTPPGRPVGGVPGGPLQPLLLVLDAGPAPTEAAPGPAWQSTLVVRDELTPADVDALGRADLAILQPLDAAEAALAGAALGLGGSAEWLTRIRDDMVAVVNRRALRWALLSPTPIESQLVGRPVRS, encoded by the coding sequence GTGACGGCCACCACGACCACGCAGCCGACGCCGGCCGTCCGCCAGGCGCTGCCGCCACAGTGGACACGGACGTCACGGGCCGGTGTCCGCACCGGTCAGGTGGTGGCCGCGCAGGTCGCCGTGGCGGTGCTCGCGGCGGCCGTCGGGCGCGGACCCGCGGCGGTCGCGGGTGCGCTGCTGCTGGCCCTCGTGCTGCTCCCCGGTGCGTGGCTCCGACTGCGCGGACGGTGGCTCTTCGAGTGGGCGGTCGTCGGGCTGGCGCACCTGACCCGGCGGCGGGCCCTGCCGCCGACCGCCGGGCCGACCGCTCTGCTCGACCTGGTCGACCGGGGGGCGCAGGTGCGCTCCGCCGAGCTGGCCGGCGGTCCCGCCGCGGTGCTGGACGACGCGACCGGGATGACCGCGCTGCTGGAGATCGGCGACCCGGGTGACCTGCTCGGCGACGGCCGGCGGATGCTGCCCGGTCCGCTCGCGCTGCTCCCGCCGGCCACGCCGGAGAGCCCACCGGTCCGGCTCCAGCTCCTGCTCTCCGGCTCACCGGCGCCCGTACCGGCGGTCGGGGCCGGCGCGGCGGGGACGTCGTACCGGCAGCTCACCGACGGGCGGCTCGCCGGGCGGGAGTGGGCGGTGCTCGCGGTCCGGGTGCTCCGGCTCGACGGCTGGTCGGACGAGGAGCTGCGGCGCGCCCTCTCCGGCACGGTCCGGCGGGTCCTCCGCCGACTCGGCCCGCTGACCGGCCGCCCGCTGGGCGAGCAGGCGGCGCTGCGCGTACTGGCGGAACTGGCCCACCACGACGCCGGTGGGCCGACCCGCGAGTCGTGGCAGACGATGCGCACCGGCGGGCTGCTGCAGACGAGCTTCGGGTTGCGCCGCTGGCCGGACCCGCGCTCCGAGGCCGGTCAGCGGCTGGTGCCCCGGCTGCTCGCACTGCCGGCCACCGCGATCACCGTCTCGCTGGGGCTCGGTCCGCACGGCGGCCCCGGTCCGGTGCCGGCCGAGCTGACCGTACGCCTGGCGGCCTGGACCGCCGGGGAGCTGGCGATGGCCGCCCAGTCGGCGCGGCGGCTGGTCGCCGACGCGGGCGGCGAGCTGCGGCGGCTCGACGGCGAGCAGCTGGACGGGCTGGCCGCCACCCTGCCGCTGGCGGTGGCCCGGCCCGGTGCCCGGGTCGGCGGGGAGGCGTTGGACGCGCTGGAGCTGCCGCTGGGCGAGGCAGGGCTGATGGTGGGCGCGAACCGGCACGGCGGGGCGGTCACGGTCCGGCTGTTCCGCCCCGAGGAGACCCGGGTGATGGTGGTCGGCGGCGTACGCGTCGCGCAGCTCACCGTGCTGCGCGCGCTGGCCCTCGGTGCCCGGGCGGTGGTGCAGACCACCCGCCCCCGGGCCTGGGAACGCTTCGTCCGGGGGGTCGGCGGGATCCCGGTGACCCCGCCCGGGCGTCCGGTGGGTGGCGTGCCCGGCGGCCCGTTGCAGCCGCTGCTGCTGGTCCTGGACGCCGGTCCGGCGCCGACCGAGGCGGCACCCGGGCCGGCCTGGCAGTCCACCCTGGTGGTCCGGGACGAGCTGACCCCGGCCGACGTGGACGCGCTGGGCCGCGCCGACCTGGCGATCCTGCAACCGTTGGACGCGGCCGAGGCCGCGCTGGCCGGCGCCGCCCTCGGCCTGGGCGGTTCGGCGGAGTGGCTGACCCGGATCCGGGACGACATGGTGGCGGTGGTGAACCGGCGCGCCCTGCGCTGGGCGCTGCTCTCCCCGACGCCGATCGAGTCGCAACTCGTGGGCCGCCCGGTCCGGAGCTGA